In one Thermococcus celericrescens genomic region, the following are encoded:
- a CDS encoding ferritin family protein produces the protein MVPPELEEGLPVEKIRDFPLEELLGMAIKAEVGARKFYESLAERIEIQALKDKIVWLAGEEGKHEALLRKMYESMFPGKEVIYPEEHIGPELQPVARELHGAEDILELIRWAIRAEDIAAKFYAEIENLVDTDDKKRLMRYLGDMEMGHYYTLKAEYELLLDWEMYSQMMHVGP, from the coding sequence ATGGTTCCTCCCGAGCTTGAAGAGGGCCTTCCCGTTGAGAAGATCCGAGACTTCCCACTGGAGGAGCTCCTTGGAATGGCCATCAAGGCGGAAGTCGGGGCGAGAAAGTTCTATGAGAGCCTCGCCGAGAGGATAGAGATCCAAGCTCTAAAGGACAAGATAGTGTGGCTCGCCGGGGAGGAGGGCAAGCACGAGGCGCTGCTCAGGAAGATGTACGAGTCAATGTTTCCAGGGAAGGAGGTTATCTATCCGGAGGAACACATAGGGCCCGAGCTCCAGCCTGTGGCGAGGGAGCTCCATGGTGCGGAGGATATCCTGGAGCTTATTCGCTGGGCCATTAGAGCGGAGGATATAGCGGCCAAATTCTACGCCGAAATCGAGAACCTTGTCGATACTGATGACAAAAAGAGGCTGATGCGCTACCTCGGCGACATGGAGATGGGCCACTACTACACACTGAAGGCCGAGTACGAGCTCCTTCTCGACTGGGAGATGTACAGCCAGATGATGCACGTCGGGCCGTAA
- a CDS encoding iron-sulfur cluster assembly protein translates to MGLSGIFSRKPKKGVREDLPAEVKRVVEVLRRVKGPEAGLNIVDEGLVYGITVEGKEADVFLLMARSTPKCHFCQMIAINVQRKILGDIIKVLREEGFNKIKVYNELGLLMEEG, encoded by the coding sequence TTGGGACTCTCTGGCATTTTTTCCAGAAAGCCAAAAAAGGGAGTTAGAGAAGACCTGCCGGCCGAGGTTAAGCGCGTCGTCGAAGTTCTCAGGCGCGTTAAAGGCCCAGAGGCAGGCCTCAACATCGTGGACGAAGGGCTGGTGTACGGGATAACCGTGGAAGGGAAAGAGGCAGATGTTTTTCTGCTCATGGCCCGCTCAACGCCCAAATGCCACTTCTGCCAGATGATAGCCATCAACGTCCAGAGAAAGATCTTAGGTGACATAATAAAGGTACTGCGGGAGGAAGGGTTTAATAAGATAAAGGTCTACAATGAACTTGGACTGCTGATGGAGGAGGGATAA
- a CDS encoding iron-sulfur cluster assembly protein, with protein sequence MKVYMPNREWPEHYREVLDELAKITDPVTGGDILDSGVVAGLEVADDALKVWLNFESHAEYNITGESAIAYSKIIGDIIERFALVKFQNVYVYDLKSNPVGVFENKKGYTAEDISPERV encoded by the coding sequence ATGAAGGTTTACATGCCGAACCGCGAGTGGCCGGAGCACTACAGGGAGGTTCTGGACGAGCTCGCCAAAATAACCGACCCCGTTACGGGAGGAGACATCCTGGATTCTGGCGTCGTTGCCGGCCTGGAAGTCGCGGACGACGCGTTGAAGGTGTGGCTCAACTTCGAGAGCCACGCGGAGTACAACATAACCGGTGAGAGCGCCATAGCCTACTCGAAGATAATCGGGGACATCATCGAGCGCTTCGCCCTCGTGAAGTTCCAGAACGTCTACGTCTACGACCTCAAGAGCAACCCCGTTGGAGTGTTTGAGAACAAAAAGGGATACACCGCGGAGGACATAAGCCCCGAGAGGGTCTGA
- a CDS encoding class II SORL domain-containing protein, with protein sequence MLSGTIKSGDWKGEKHVPVIEYEKEGDLVKVEVSVGKEIPHPNTPEHHIAWIELYFHPEGENFPILVGRVAFTNHGDPLTEPRAAFFFRTEKKGKLYALSYCNIHGLWENEVMLE encoded by the coding sequence ATGCTTAGCGGAACCATAAAGAGTGGAGACTGGAAGGGGGAGAAGCACGTCCCCGTTATAGAGTACGAGAAGGAGGGCGACCTCGTTAAGGTCGAGGTCAGCGTTGGAAAGGAGATACCGCACCCGAACACCCCGGAGCACCACATAGCCTGGATTGAGCTCTACTTCCACCCCGAAGGAGAGAACTTCCCAATTCTTGTCGGCAGGGTTGCCTTCACGAACCACGGCGACCCGCTCACCGAGCCGAGGGCGGCATTCTTCTTCAGGACCGAGAAGAAGGGCAAGCTCTACGCGCTCAGCTACTGCAACATTCACGGCCTGTGGGAGAACGAGGTCATGTTGGAGTGA
- the rd gene encoding rubredoxin — protein MAKWKCIVCGYIYDEDEGDEESGIAQGTKFEDLPEDWVCPLCGAPKDMFEKIE, from the coding sequence ATGGCGAAATGGAAGTGTATAGTCTGCGGCTACATCTACGATGAGGATGAGGGTGACGAAGAGAGTGGGATAGCCCAGGGAACCAAGTTTGAAGACCTTCCCGAGGACTGGGTCTGTCCGCTCTGCGGCGCTCCCAAGGACATGTTTGAAAAGATAGAGTGA
- a CDS encoding rubrerythrin family protein: MVVKRKMTRKFLEDAFAGESMAHMKYLIFAEQAEKEGYPNIAKLFRAIAHAEFIHAKNHFIALGHLGKTPENLQAGIDGETYEVEEMYPVFKNAAEFQGEKDAIRTTHYALEAEKIHAELYAKAKEKAESGEDIEVKKVYICPVCGYTAVDEAPEYCPVCGAPRDKFVIFE; this comes from the coding sequence ATGGTAGTGAAAAGAAAAATGACAAGGAAGTTTTTGGAGGACGCCTTCGCCGGCGAAAGCATGGCCCACATGAAGTACCTGATTTTTGCCGAACAGGCAGAGAAAGAGGGATACCCCAACATAGCCAAGCTTTTCAGGGCTATTGCCCACGCAGAGTTCATTCACGCAAAGAACCACTTCATAGCGCTTGGACACCTTGGAAAGACCCCCGAGAACCTGCAGGCGGGTATAGACGGCGAGACCTACGAGGTCGAGGAGATGTACCCGGTCTTTAAGAACGCCGCCGAGTTCCAGGGGGAGAAGGACGCCATTAGGACGACGCACTACGCCCTTGAGGCAGAGAAGATACACGCCGAGCTGTACGCCAAGGCCAAGGAAAAGGCCGAGAGTGGGGAGGATATCGAGGTAAAGAAGGTCTACATCTGCCCGGTTTGCGGCTACACTGCAGTTGATGAAGCCCCCGAGTACTGCCCGGTATGCGGTGCCCCCAGGGACAAGTTCGTGATCTTTGAGTAA
- a CDS encoding NAD(P)/FAD-dependent oxidoreductase, which produces MRVVIVGNGPGGIELAKRLAGEFDVTVVEKENLPHYSKPLLSHYIADFIPEEKLFPYSREWYEERGINLLLGTEAKLVDRLRKVLVTDKGEIPYDALVIATGARAREPEVPGKEHILTLRTLNDAKLIKERLEEEGEITILGGGFIALELAGNLAKAGHTVRVVHRGRTLLGLDGELSEIIMERLEGAGVEFHLETNALGADEEGLKTDKGYIRGRLKVCAFGIVPNRELALKSGIHAGRGILIDDRFRTSARDVYAIGDCAEHGGVVGGTAKAAVEQAKVLANLLRGADDRYDFSFRSAFFKFADFGVAIIGKTKGSGSWLGEDTKVFYEGESPVGAVVLGNVKKAFRLEKAIKEGLPID; this is translated from the coding sequence GTGAGGGTAGTTATAGTCGGCAACGGGCCGGGCGGGATTGAGCTGGCCAAGCGCTTGGCCGGGGAGTTCGACGTAACAGTGGTGGAAAAGGAAAACCTGCCCCACTATTCAAAGCCCCTGCTGAGCCACTACATAGCGGACTTCATTCCCGAGGAGAAGCTCTTCCCATATTCCAGGGAGTGGTACGAGGAGAGAGGAATAAACCTGCTCCTCGGGACGGAGGCAAAGCTGGTCGATAGACTCCGGAAGGTTCTCGTGACAGACAAGGGCGAGATACCCTACGATGCCCTCGTTATAGCGACCGGAGCGAGGGCCAGAGAGCCGGAGGTTCCTGGGAAGGAGCACATCCTAACGCTTAGAACCCTCAACGATGCAAAGCTGATAAAAGAGCGCCTTGAAGAGGAGGGCGAGATAACTATTCTCGGTGGGGGCTTCATAGCGCTCGAACTCGCCGGAAACCTTGCCAAAGCCGGCCACACCGTGAGGGTGGTCCACAGGGGAAGAACCCTGCTCGGCCTCGATGGAGAGCTGAGCGAAATTATAATGGAGAGGCTCGAAGGAGCGGGCGTTGAGTTCCATCTGGAAACGAACGCTCTAGGGGCTGACGAGGAGGGTCTAAAAACCGATAAAGGTTACATCAGGGGCAGGCTGAAGGTCTGTGCCTTTGGCATAGTGCCGAACAGGGAGCTCGCCCTAAAGAGCGGCATCCACGCCGGCAGGGGGATACTCATAGACGACCGCTTTAGAACCTCCGCGCGGGATGTCTACGCGATAGGTGACTGTGCCGAGCACGGTGGCGTCGTTGGGGGAACAGCAAAGGCCGCCGTGGAGCAGGCAAAGGTTCTCGCCAACCTTCTGAGGGGCGCTGACGACCGCTACGACTTCTCTTTCAGGTCGGCCTTCTTCAAGTTCGCTGACTTCGGTGTGGCGATTATCGGAAAAACGAAAGGGTCTGGGAGCTGGCTCGGGGAGGATACGAAGGTCTTCTACGAAGGGGAAAGCCCCGTCGGGGCCGTTGTCCTCGGTAATGTAAAGAAAGCGTTCAGGCTCGAAAAAGCCATTAAAGAGGGACTGCCTATTGACTGA
- a CDS encoding ferritin-like domain-containing protein, with translation MQMEDVLDQLAQLSPREILGYAIASEEDAKRFYEALAAKSGEVLGDFFRDLAKAEASHKKILLKLHEDLFGDTSYAVPEGIPFAETSVKVDTVVNLIEAMRVALVNEKTAERIYSHLSEILPEHRGIFGFLAAQERAHYASIRSHVEYLEDVTQGQPEYINAPIEFFGAQLELYLGPHTRR, from the coding sequence ATGCAGATGGAAGATGTTCTTGACCAACTTGCCCAGCTCTCCCCCAGGGAGATACTGGGCTACGCCATTGCCTCGGAGGAGGACGCAAAACGATTCTACGAGGCCCTGGCAGCAAAAAGCGGCGAAGTTCTTGGAGACTTCTTCAGGGACCTTGCCAAGGCGGAAGCCAGCCACAAGAAGATACTGCTGAAGCTCCACGAAGACCTCTTCGGGGACACCAGCTATGCTGTCCCGGAGGGAATACCCTTCGCCGAGACCTCCGTGAAAGTGGACACCGTTGTAAACCTCATCGAAGCAATGCGTGTTGCCCTCGTCAATGAGAAAACTGCTGAGAGGATATACAGCCATCTAAGCGAAATATTACCCGAACACAGGGGAATATTCGGCTTCCTGGCCGCGCAGGAGCGGGCGCACTACGCATCGATAAGGAGCCACGTTGAGTACCTGGAAGACGTGACTCAGGGGCAGCCGGAGTACATAAACGCCCCCATAGAGTTCTTTGGGGCGCAGCTCGAGCTTTACCTCGGTCCCCACACCAGACGGTGA